A single region of the Changchengzhania lutea genome encodes:
- a CDS encoding DUF5777 family beta-barrel protein codes for MKNYIKLFFVFLILPFITVAQEQVNDTIVKEKPERSAFESSFLIDNPTNVLFSKNTLEVQMSHRFGELNDDRNDLAGFYGAANIRIGLTYGIHDRLTIGFGTTKNKKYQDFNWKAALLRQTRSDKMPVSVSYYGNFAIDARSKNQGLFLNTEDRYSFFNQLIIARRFNPKLSLQVAPSVSHYNTVERTMRNDMVAIAFGGRYKISPQTSVIVDYSQPLTKMRLNNPQPGISLGVEFGTSAHTFQLFATNYWGILPQENYMFNQKATGLDKKQGSGQYLIGFNITRNYNF; via the coding sequence ATGAAAAATTATATAAAACTATTTTTTGTTTTTTTGATACTTCCATTTATTACTGTAGCTCAAGAACAGGTTAATGATACCATAGTAAAAGAAAAACCAGAACGCTCTGCGTTTGAAAGCTCATTTTTAATAGACAACCCAACAAATGTTTTATTTAGCAAAAACACGTTAGAGGTACAAATGTCCCATAGGTTTGGAGAACTTAATGACGATAGAAACGATTTGGCTGGTTTTTATGGCGCAGCCAATATTAGAATTGGATTAACATACGGAATTCACGATAGATTAACCATAGGTTTTGGTACTACTAAAAACAAAAAATATCAGGACTTTAACTGGAAAGCGGCATTGTTAAGACAAACACGTTCTGATAAAATGCCTGTAAGCGTAAGCTACTACGGGAATTTCGCCATAGATGCAAGAAGTAAAAACCAAGGTCTTTTTCTAAATACGGAAGATAGATACTCGTTTTTCAATCAGTTAATAATCGCTCGCCGATTCAATCCAAAACTTTCTTTACAAGTAGCTCCAAGTGTCTCTCATTATAACACAGTTGAAAGAACAATGAGAAATGACATGGTAGCCATTGCTTTTGGGGGACGTTATAAAATTAGTCCACAAACTTCTGTTATTGTAGATTATAGTCAACCACTCACTAAAATGAGATTGAATAACCCTCAACCCGGAATTAGTTTAGGTGTTGAGTTTGGAACATCTGCCCACACGTTTCAATTATTTGCAACCAATTATTGGGGAATTCTTCCTCAAGAAAACTACATGTTTAACCAAAAGGCAACAGGACTTGATAAAAAGCAAGGTAGCGGACAATATCTTATTGGATTTAATATAACCAGAAACTATAACTTTTAA
- a CDS encoding 4Fe-4S dicluster domain-containing protein: protein MEEKNKNSRRKFLDKGLKLGIVSAIGGLGLSKITSKLNATNTDGSGDKMELMTTDGTLIQVDSSEVIEIEHPTDHDKKYNVREGMPNRKFVMVVDLAKCTNELKCQESCNKNHYITGDNAWLKVYKMQESEKEAPYWMPTLCQHCDKPACVTVCPVDATFKRKDGLVLIDAERCIGCRFCMAACPYSVRVFNWSEPAQGEMSEITMHADMAQHTPSPEYAGMPSIKGTVDKCDFCPHQIHKKELPHCVAACPNDVFYFGDMYEDAVTNGSGQTVVLSKLLEERAGYKLLEGLGTAPSVFYLPPVDRLGDFEEGLENYNEFQSVKKPE, encoded by the coding sequence ATGGAAGAAAAGAACAAAAATTCAAGACGTAAATTTCTTGATAAGGGTTTAAAACTGGGTATTGTTAGTGCTATTGGCGGACTTGGATTATCTAAAATCACCTCCAAATTAAATGCAACCAACACTGATGGTTCTGGAGACAAAATGGAATTAATGACCACTGATGGGACATTAATCCAAGTCGATTCTTCTGAGGTCATAGAAATTGAACACCCTACAGATCATGATAAAAAATACAATGTAAGGGAAGGAATGCCCAACCGTAAATTTGTTATGGTTGTCGATTTGGCCAAGTGTACCAACGAGCTTAAATGCCAGGAATCCTGCAATAAAAACCATTACATTACGGGCGATAATGCCTGGCTTAAGGTTTATAAGATGCAGGAATCTGAAAAAGAAGCCCCTTACTGGATGCCTACCTTATGCCAACATTGCGATAAACCCGCTTGCGTTACCGTATGCCCTGTAGACGCGACCTTTAAAAGAAAAGACGGCTTGGTATTGATAGATGCCGAGCGCTGCATTGGCTGTAGGTTTTGTATGGCCGCCTGCCCCTACTCGGTGAGGGTATTTAACTGGAGCGAACCTGCACAAGGTGAAATGAGTGAGATCACCATGCATGCAGACATGGCTCAACATACGCCATCTCCAGAATATGCCGGTATGCCAAGCATAAAAGGTACTGTGGATAAATGTGACTTCTGTCCACATCAAATACACAAAAAAGAACTTCCGCATTGCGTTGCGGCTTGCCCTAACGATGTGTTTTACTTTGGCGATATGTATGAAGATGCCGTAACCAATGGTAGCGGGCAAACAGTTGTATTGAGCAAGCTTTTAGAAGAACGGGCAGGATATAAATTACTGGAAGGCCTTGGCACAGCTCCAAGCGTTTTTTACTTGCCTCCAGTCGATAGGCTGGGTGATTTTGAGGAAGGCCTAGAAAACTACAATGAATTTCAATCTGTTAAAAAGCCTGAATAA
- the nrfD gene encoding NrfD/PsrC family molybdoenzyme membrane anchor subunit, whose amino-acid sequence MYTHKKIISDLAPKKFGKRDSIWTASLIVIVIVGIIAYIDQLIKGQEVTNMRDYALWGIYISNFVFFVATSFVGTVTVAILRLTNNSWRTPLVRIAEIISVAAIIMAGITIMIDMARPDRLLNLFIHARLQSPITWDVVIIPTYIVISLLLLYFPLIPDFAILKGHFKKKKPKLGKFYGKLALNWTGSKAQKLLQEKSIQILAIMIIPVGLLLQTIDAWLFSTTYRIGWDSTNFAPYFISGAFVAGVGSLITLIFIIRKAKKLENYITNHHFDKLGKLLVLACLIYLYFSINEYVIPLFTAKKGELTHLETLYSGTYSILFWAVTLLGLVLPIIILLFKAGRKPLPMFIIGLTVVVGAWWKRYLIVTPTLLHPFLPIQGVPESWHHYFPSLHEWLITIATLAMAFLIITILVRYLPVIPIQRTIDEQALLKTNNNPTES is encoded by the coding sequence ATGTATACCCATAAAAAAATAATCAGTGATTTAGCGCCAAAAAAATTTGGCAAAAGGGATTCTATTTGGACCGCTTCACTTATTGTCATTGTAATTGTTGGAATTATTGCTTATATAGACCAACTTATCAAGGGACAAGAAGTAACCAATATGAGGGACTATGCTCTTTGGGGGATTTACATCTCTAATTTTGTATTCTTTGTAGCAACAAGTTTTGTAGGCACAGTTACAGTTGCCATATTACGGTTAACCAATAATTCGTGGCGGACCCCTTTAGTTAGAATTGCCGAAATCATATCCGTTGCAGCCATTATTATGGCCGGAATTACCATCATGATCGATATGGCAAGACCCGATAGATTATTAAACCTGTTTATCCATGCAAGACTTCAATCCCCTATTACTTGGGATGTGGTAATTATTCCAACTTACATTGTTATTAGTTTGTTATTATTATATTTTCCTTTGATTCCAGATTTCGCAATACTTAAAGGCCATTTTAAAAAGAAAAAGCCAAAACTAGGTAAGTTTTACGGTAAATTGGCTTTAAACTGGACAGGAAGTAAAGCTCAAAAATTATTGCAGGAAAAATCCATCCAAATTCTTGCGATCATGATTATTCCCGTTGGCCTATTACTTCAAACAATTGATGCTTGGTTATTTTCTACAACCTATAGAATTGGATGGGACAGCACTAATTTTGCGCCGTATTTTATTTCTGGAGCTTTTGTTGCCGGGGTTGGCTCACTTATAACTCTAATTTTTATTATTAGAAAAGCAAAAAAATTGGAAAACTACATTACCAATCACCACTTCGACAAGCTTGGTAAGCTATTAGTACTTGCTTGTCTAATTTACCTCTATTTTAGTATTAACGAATATGTTATTCCGTTATTTACAGCAAAAAAGGGAGAGCTTACACATTTAGAAACCTTATATTCAGGAACCTATTCAATTTTATTTTGGGCAGTAACCCTACTAGGCTTGGTTTTACCAATCATAATATTACTATTTAAGGCAGGAAGAAAACCGCTACCTATGTTTATTATAGGTTTAACGGTGGTAGTCGGAGCCTGGTGGAAACGCTACCTAATTGTTACACCTACACTATTACATCCGTTTTTGCCTATTCAAGGCGTTCCAGAATCATGGCACCACTATTTCCCTAGTTTGCACGAATGGTTAATTACTATCGCAACACTTGCCATGGCTTTCTTGATCATTACAATTTTAGTCCGCTATTTACCTGTCATTCCTATACAAAGAACAATTGATGAGCAAGCATTATTAAAAACGAATAATAATCCCACTGAATCATGA